From the genome of Streptomyces sp. NBC_01260, one region includes:
- a CDS encoding peptidoglycan D,D-transpeptidase FtsI family protein, which translates to MNKTIRRASVFCLLLVLALLGRATWVQAYQARALADNDHNRRNTIAQYAQPLGDIIVAGSPVTGSRRTEGSDLAYKRTYKQDGLYAAVTGYSSQAYGSTQLEGIYSHVLDGTDDRLKNPLNVVTGEKADPGSVLTTIDPDVQKAAHDALGDDKGAAVAIDPKSGQILGMVSSPSYDPSDISGTTDGDTWKKLLADPDKPLVNRALRQPLAPGSTFKLVVASAALENGLYSSVDEATKSPMPYTLPGTSTPLKNESASAPCENATLRVALQYSCNNVFGKVAADLGQDKVRAMAEKFGFNREDLDVPVRAYKSVYPAKMDDAQTALTGIGQFEVTATPLQMAMVSATLANGGELAAPHMVSKVTDSEGGTLEDFADGDMKRVVSESTAKQLRSAMVTVVEQGTGTNARIDGAEVGGKTGTAENGVGNSNTPYAWFTSYAKDRSSGQEVAVAVIVEDSGSAASEVSGNGLAAPIAQKMMKAALQR; encoded by the coding sequence ATGAACAAGACCATAAGGCGCGCCTCGGTCTTCTGCCTGCTGCTGGTCCTCGCCCTGCTGGGGCGGGCGACCTGGGTGCAGGCGTACCAGGCACGGGCGCTCGCAGACAACGACCACAACCGGCGGAACACCATCGCGCAGTACGCGCAGCCGCTCGGGGACATCATCGTGGCCGGCTCGCCGGTCACCGGATCGAGGAGGACGGAGGGAAGCGATCTCGCGTACAAGCGCACCTACAAGCAGGACGGCCTCTACGCCGCCGTCACCGGATACAGCTCACAGGCCTACGGCTCGACCCAGCTCGAAGGGATCTACAGCCATGTGCTGGACGGCACCGACGACCGGCTGAAGAACCCCCTGAACGTGGTGACAGGCGAGAAGGCCGATCCGGGCAGTGTGCTGACCACGATCGATCCGGACGTGCAGAAGGCGGCGCACGACGCCCTCGGTGACGACAAGGGCGCGGCCGTGGCGATCGACCCGAAGAGCGGGCAGATCCTGGGGATGGTCTCCTCGCCCTCCTACGACCCGTCCGACATCAGCGGGACGACGGACGGCGACACCTGGAAGAAGCTGCTCGCGGACCCGGACAAGCCACTGGTCAACCGCGCACTGCGGCAGCCGCTGGCGCCCGGTTCGACGTTCAAGCTGGTGGTGGCGTCCGCCGCGCTGGAGAACGGGCTGTACAGCTCGGTCGACGAGGCCACGAAGAGTCCGATGCCCTACACGCTGCCCGGCACCAGCACCCCCCTGAAGAACGAGAGCGCCTCCGCCCCCTGCGAGAACGCGACGCTGCGCGTGGCGCTCCAGTACTCGTGCAACAACGTCTTCGGCAAGGTCGCCGCCGATCTCGGCCAGGACAAGGTGCGGGCGATGGCCGAGAAGTTCGGCTTCAACAGGGAGGACCTCGATGTGCCGGTCAGGGCCTACAAGAGCGTCTACCCGGCCAAGATGGACGACGCGCAGACGGCACTGACGGGCATCGGCCAGTTCGAGGTCACCGCGACCCCGCTCCAGATGGCGATGGTCTCCGCGACCCTCGCCAACGGCGGTGAGCTGGCCGCACCGCACATGGTCTCCAAGGTGACGGACTCCGAGGGCGGCACGCTGGAGGACTTCGCGGACGGCGACATGAAGCGCGTCGTCTCCGAGTCCACCGCCAAGCAGCTGCGCAGCGCGATGGTGACCGTCGTGGAGCAGGGCACCGGCACCAACGCCCGGATCGACGGCGCCGAGGTGGGCGGCAAGACGGGCACGGCGGAGAACGGCGTGGGCAACAGCAACACCCCGTACGCCTGGTTCACCTCGTACGCGAAGGACAGGTCCAGCGGCCAGGAGGTCGCGGTCGCCGTGATCGTGGAGGACTCGGGTTCGGCGGCGTCGGAGGTCAGCGGCAACGGCCTCGCGGCCCCGATCGCCCAGAAGATGATGAAGGCCGCGCTCCAGCGGTGA
- a CDS encoding SigE family RNA polymerase sigma factor, with product MGTSIDTDDAAAAEFHEFFEAHYAELARLAHLLTGEADAADDLAADALLALWHRWDRVRNADHPVAYARGVVANLARTRIRSAVRERRRIALFWAPRGGGDGYAVDDPDVSAVVDVQGALRRLPFRKRACVVLRHAFDLSERDTSLVLGISVGTVKSQTSRAVAELQRLLGPDTPAAHVHVAVAAQRTGGSQ from the coding sequence GTGGGCACATCCATCGACACCGACGATGCCGCTGCCGCCGAGTTCCATGAGTTCTTCGAGGCCCATTACGCCGAACTCGCCCGGCTCGCACACCTGCTGACCGGTGAGGCCGACGCCGCCGACGATCTGGCCGCCGATGCCCTGCTGGCGCTCTGGCACCGCTGGGACCGGGTCAGGAACGCCGACCATCCGGTGGCGTACGCGCGCGGGGTGGTCGCCAACCTGGCCAGGACCCGGATCCGCAGCGCGGTGCGCGAACGCCGCCGGATCGCGCTGTTCTGGGCGCCGCGCGGCGGCGGGGACGGATACGCGGTCGACGATCCGGACGTGTCGGCGGTGGTCGACGTCCAGGGGGCGCTGCGCAGGCTGCCGTTCCGCAAGCGCGCCTGCGTGGTGCTGCGGCACGCCTTCGACCTCTCGGAGCGGGACACCTCGCTGGTGCTCGGGATCTCGGTGGGTACGGTGAAGAGCCAGACCTCGCGCGCCGTCGCGGAACTGCAGCGGCTGCTCGGTCCCGATACGCCCGCCGCGCACGTACACGTGGCCGTCGCGGCGCAGCGCACCGGAGGAAGCCAGTGA
- a CDS encoding glycoside hydrolase family 43 protein, whose protein sequence is MSAPGGRPWTADLGDGTYRNPVLNADWSDPDVVRVGEDFYLTASSFGRVPGLPLLHSRDLVNWSLIGHALDRLEPAADFAVPRHDRGVWAPSLRHHAGRFWIFWGDPDHGIQQISAEDVRGPWTAPHLVKAGKGLIDACPLWDEETGEAYLVHAWAKSRSGIKNRLTGHRMSPDGRELLDEGKTLIDADTIPGWFTLEGPKLYRHDGEFWILAPAGGVTTGWQGAFRSRDFFGPYEERVVLAQGRTGVNGPHQGGWVRTAAGEDWFLHFQERGAYGRVVHLQPMRWDAEDGGWPVIGDAGEPVSVHRKPAAPGQPAEAPASDDRFPGGRYGRQWQWTANPRPGWTVEHGGDGLRLSCVRTAYAHDLRALPNVLVQRLPAETFTAEVEVSLGSEEPGAKAGLAVLGDAFSWIGLERSRGEGVRLVHRYAETVAEHERDAEHSRPAPEGRARLRIEAGPGARCRFHADTGDGTGFRPSGQVFAATPWRWVGALLGLFATAPTGTGPAGTACFTGFRTTA, encoded by the coding sequence GTGAGCGCCCCCGGCGGACGGCCCTGGACCGCGGACCTCGGCGACGGCACCTACCGCAACCCGGTGCTCAACGCCGACTGGTCCGACCCCGACGTGGTGCGGGTCGGCGAGGACTTCTACCTCACCGCCTCCAGCTTCGGCCGGGTCCCCGGACTGCCGCTGCTGCACTCGCGCGACCTGGTGAACTGGTCACTCATCGGCCATGCCCTGGACCGCCTCGAACCCGCCGCCGACTTCGCCGTGCCGCGCCACGACCGCGGGGTGTGGGCGCCGTCGCTGCGGCACCACGCCGGACGGTTCTGGATCTTCTGGGGCGACCCCGACCACGGCATCCAGCAGATCAGCGCCGAGGACGTCCGCGGCCCGTGGACCGCGCCCCATCTGGTGAAGGCGGGCAAGGGACTGATCGACGCCTGCCCGCTGTGGGACGAGGAGACCGGCGAGGCCTATCTCGTGCACGCCTGGGCCAAGTCCCGTTCCGGGATCAAGAACCGGCTCACCGGCCACCGGATGAGCCCCGACGGCCGGGAACTGCTCGACGAGGGCAAGACCCTGATCGACGCCGACACGATCCCCGGCTGGTTCACCCTGGAGGGCCCCAAGCTCTACCGGCACGACGGCGAGTTCTGGATCCTCGCCCCGGCCGGCGGGGTGACGACGGGCTGGCAGGGCGCCTTCCGCTCCCGCGACTTCTTCGGACCGTATGAGGAGCGCGTCGTCCTCGCCCAGGGCCGTACCGGGGTCAACGGGCCGCACCAGGGCGGCTGGGTCCGCACCGCGGCGGGCGAGGACTGGTTCCTGCACTTCCAGGAGCGCGGGGCGTACGGGCGGGTCGTCCACCTCCAGCCAATGCGCTGGGACGCCGAGGACGGGGGCTGGCCGGTCATCGGCGACGCGGGCGAACCCGTATCCGTGCACCGCAAGCCGGCCGCGCCCGGCCAGCCCGCCGAGGCCCCGGCGAGCGACGACCGCTTCCCCGGCGGCCGCTACGGCAGGCAGTGGCAGTGGACCGCCAACCCCCGCCCCGGCTGGACCGTCGAGCACGGCGGGGACGGGCTGCGGCTCAGCTGCGTACGGACCGCGTACGCGCACGATCTGCGGGCCCTGCCCAACGTGCTGGTCCAGCGGCTGCCCGCCGAGACGTTCACCGCCGAGGTGGAGGTCTCCCTCGGCAGCGAGGAGCCGGGCGCCAAAGCGGGACTCGCCGTGCTCGGGGACGCGTTCAGCTGGATCGGCCTGGAGCGGTCGCGGGGCGAGGGCGTACGGCTCGTGCACCGGTACGCGGAGACGGTCGCCGAGCACGAACGGGACGCCGAACACAGCAGGCCGGCCCCCGAGGGGCGGGCCCGGCTGCGGATCGAGGCCGGTCCCGGGGCCCGCTGCCGCTTCCACGCCGACACCGGGGACGGGACCGGGTTCAGGCCCTCGGGCCAGGTCTTCGCCGCGACGCCGTGGCGCTGGGTCGGCGCCCTGCTCGGACTGTTCGCCACCGCACCCACCGGGACGGGGCCGGCCGGGACGGCCTGCTTCACCGGATTCCGCACCACCGCCTGA
- a CDS encoding NAD(P)/FAD-dependent oxidoreductase: protein MTGEPRGGRIVVVGASLAGLRAAETLRAKGFAGELTIVGDEPRPPYDRPPLSKQVLLGRVRAQDVGLPRRRAVDARWRLGVSATGLDPSVKRVLLADGDRLRYDRLLIATGTRARPWPHPEQAALDGVLTLRTVDDAGRLADRLDAGPRRVLVIGAGFTGSEIASACRERGLEVTVVERGPAPLVGALGGRLGALAADAQRAHGVDLRCGVTVSELRGTDGRLTGAELSDGSRIDADVAVVALGAVRNTEWLTGSGLAAGPRGVACDAGCRAFDMYGIVTDDIFVAGDVARFPHPLFEYQMISLEHWGNAVAQAEVAAHNMVSAGPDRRPHLTVPAFWSSQFGLNIKSVGVPTFSDQVMIAQGSPQEGRLVAVYGYRGRVTAAVSVNRAKWLEHYRHLIESGAPFPPRPGAADGPPAPVPVPSDVPDPAALSHGPTVALTGHLPDLRLAVVHRGGPVDQHPHDQEHP, encoded by the coding sequence ATGACCGGTGAGCCGCGCGGCGGGCGGATCGTCGTCGTCGGGGCGTCGCTGGCCGGGCTGCGGGCGGCCGAGACCCTGCGGGCGAAAGGGTTCGCCGGTGAGCTGACCATCGTCGGGGACGAACCCCGGCCCCCGTACGACAGGCCGCCACTGTCCAAACAGGTGCTTCTCGGCCGGGTTCGCGCACAGGACGTCGGTCTGCCGCGCCGCAGGGCGGTGGACGCGCGGTGGCGACTCGGGGTGTCGGCCACCGGCCTCGATCCTTCCGTGAAACGCGTGCTGCTCGCCGATGGCGACCGGCTGCGCTACGACCGGTTGCTGATCGCCACCGGGACCCGGGCACGTCCCTGGCCGCACCCGGAGCAGGCCGCACTGGACGGGGTCCTCACGCTGCGCACCGTCGACGACGCCGGCCGGCTGGCCGATCGGCTGGACGCCGGACCCCGACGGGTCCTGGTGATCGGCGCCGGATTCACCGGGTCGGAGATCGCCTCGGCCTGCCGGGAGCGTGGCCTTGAGGTCACGGTCGTCGAGCGGGGGCCCGCACCGCTCGTCGGCGCGCTCGGGGGAAGGCTGGGCGCACTCGCCGCCGACGCGCAGCGCGCACACGGGGTCGACCTGCGCTGCGGGGTGACCGTGAGCGAGCTCCGTGGCACCGACGGCCGTCTCACGGGCGCGGAGCTGTCCGACGGCAGCCGGATCGACGCCGATGTCGCCGTTGTCGCCCTGGGCGCCGTCCGCAACACGGAATGGCTGACCGGGTCGGGGCTCGCGGCCGGTCCCCGGGGCGTGGCCTGTGACGCGGGATGCCGTGCCTTCGACATGTACGGGATCGTGACCGACGACATCTTCGTCGCGGGTGACGTGGCTCGCTTCCCGCATCCTCTTTTCGAGTACCAGATGATCTCCCTCGAACACTGGGGCAACGCGGTCGCCCAGGCCGAGGTGGCCGCCCACAACATGGTCAGCGCGGGGCCGGACAGACGTCCGCACCTGACCGTGCCGGCGTTCTGGTCGAGCCAGTTCGGCCTGAACATCAAGTCCGTGGGTGTGCCGACCTTCTCCGACCAGGTGATGATCGCGCAGGGCTCGCCGCAGGAGGGCCGGCTGGTCGCGGTCTACGGCTACCGGGGACGCGTCACGGCGGCGGTCAGTGTGAACCGCGCGAAATGGCTGGAGCACTACCGGCACCTGATCGAGTCGGGCGCGCCCTTCCCGCCCCGTCCCGGAGCGGCCGACGGCCCGCCGGCCCCCGTGCCCGTCCCCTCCGACGTCCCGGACCCCGCAGCGCTCTCGCACGGTCCCACCGTTGCCCTCACCGGCCATCTGCCCGACCTGCGCCTGGCCGTCGTCCACCGGGGCGGCCCGGTGGACCAGCACCCTCATGACCAGGAGCACCCATGA
- a CDS encoding cytochrome P450 has translation MTSDTLFDRITAYEHRADPYPLYAELRESKVARQHDGSYLVGTYDEITALLHDPRVSSDPRNLTDPDESVFRDDSLPPAFIGVDDPEHDRLRRLAMRPFGPPHTPGRIDALRDDITAIARELITGLLGRDRIDLVEDFAYPLPVTVICRLLGVPHDDIPRMHAWTTTIITSLDLTPGQDRHQKRQTALEARRQMAGYFGELARNRRGHPSDDMLSALVNDSGSDGPLTETEVMTTAVLLLIAGHETTVNLITNGMLTLLRHPEELARLRREPELMPATVEELLRYEPPVQLLPRRTPLTDIEIAGTTIPKGATLILVLASGNRDPLRFSDPDRFDPTRRDNQHLGFGSGVHNCYGAPLARVETQIALTELLRSLGPLQLAADPPPYRRSPVLRGPRHLLVAQGPGTSSAP, from the coding sequence ATGACCTCGGACACCCTCTTCGACCGGATCACCGCCTACGAGCATCGCGCCGACCCCTACCCCCTCTACGCCGAACTGCGCGAGAGCAAGGTCGCACGGCAGCACGACGGCAGCTACCTCGTGGGCACGTACGACGAGATCACCGCCCTGCTCCACGACCCGCGGGTCAGCTCCGACCCCCGCAACCTCACGGACCCGGATGAATCAGTGTTCCGCGACGACAGCCTGCCGCCGGCCTTCATCGGCGTCGACGATCCGGAACACGACCGGCTCCGTCGCCTCGCGATGCGCCCCTTCGGCCCGCCCCACACACCCGGCCGCATCGACGCCCTGCGCGACGACATCACCGCCATCGCCCGTGAGCTCATCACCGGACTCCTCGGCAGGGACCGCATCGATCTCGTCGAGGATTTCGCCTACCCGCTCCCCGTCACCGTCATCTGCCGCCTCCTCGGCGTGCCCCACGACGACATTCCCCGCATGCACGCCTGGACCACCACCATCATCACCAGCCTCGACCTCACACCCGGCCAGGACCGGCACCAAAAGCGGCAGACCGCCCTCGAAGCCCGCAGGCAAATGGCCGGCTACTTCGGAGAACTCGCCCGGAACCGACGCGGTCACCCCAGTGACGACATGCTCTCCGCACTGGTCAACGACTCCGGCTCCGATGGGCCCCTCACCGAGACGGAGGTGATGACCACAGCGGTACTGCTCCTCATCGCCGGGCACGAGACCACCGTCAACCTCATCACCAACGGCATGCTCACTCTCCTGCGCCACCCCGAAGAGCTCGCACGGCTGCGCCGCGAGCCCGAACTGATGCCGGCGACGGTGGAGGAACTCCTGCGCTACGAGCCCCCCGTCCAGCTGCTGCCGCGGCGTACCCCGCTCACCGACATCGAGATCGCGGGCACCACCATCCCCAAGGGCGCGACCCTGATCCTCGTCCTCGCCTCCGGGAACCGCGATCCGCTGCGATTCAGCGACCCCGACCGTTTCGATCCGACCCGCCGGGACAACCAGCATCTCGGTTTCGGCAGTGGAGTCCACAACTGCTACGGCGCACCGCTGGCCCGCGTCGAGACCCAGATCGCGTTGACCGAACTCCTGCGCAGCCTCGGTCCTCTCCAGCTGGCCGCGGACCCTCCTCCGTACCGCCGCAGCCCGGTCCTCCGCGGCCCCCGCCACCTGCTGGTCGCGCAGGGACCAGGGACCTCGTCCGCCCCTTGA
- a CDS encoding response regulator transcription factor — MSTSVRVVVADDERMVRTALRVILDAESGLEVVGEASTGAEAVSVVRELRPDVVLMDVRMPETDGIRATELILATLDPAPRIIVVTTFEHDSYVYEALRAGAAGFLLKRAAAEELVQAVRLVARSDSLLFPAAVRGLAAEYGRRQPSAAPAWVARLTDRESDVLRLMAAGLTNAEIAARLRVGPATAKTHVAGVLAKTGARDRTQAVIAAYESGFITPG, encoded by the coding sequence ATGAGCACGTCGGTCCGGGTCGTCGTCGCCGACGACGAGCGCATGGTCCGTACCGCCCTGCGGGTCATCCTGGACGCCGAGAGCGGACTGGAGGTCGTCGGCGAGGCCTCGACCGGCGCCGAGGCCGTCTCCGTGGTGCGCGAACTGCGCCCCGACGTGGTGCTGATGGATGTGCGGATGCCGGAGACCGACGGCATCCGAGCCACCGAGCTGATCCTGGCCACGCTCGACCCGGCCCCCCGCATCATCGTCGTCACCACCTTCGAACACGACTCCTACGTGTACGAGGCGCTGCGCGCCGGGGCCGCCGGCTTCCTCCTCAAGCGGGCCGCGGCCGAGGAACTGGTGCAGGCGGTGCGGCTGGTGGCCCGCAGCGACTCGCTGCTCTTCCCCGCGGCGGTACGGGGCCTGGCGGCCGAGTACGGGAGGCGGCAGCCGTCCGCCGCACCCGCCTGGGTGGCCCGGCTCACCGACCGGGAGTCGGACGTCCTGCGGCTGATGGCGGCCGGGCTCACCAACGCGGAGATCGCCGCGCGGCTGCGGGTGGGCCCGGCGACGGCGAAGACCCATGTGGCGGGCGTCCTCGCGAAGACCGGTGCCCGGGACCGCACCCAGGCGGTCATCGCGGCCTACGAGTCGGGGTTCATCACCCCGGGCTGA
- a CDS encoding PmoA family protein, protein MTTTALLSCAGRPVGRYTYLPAPGGRPYLHPVTTLGGTPVTEEHPADHLHHLGTSVAVPDVAGHNFWGGRTFVRDQGPTALDNHGVQRHLGWKLRDPDGFVEELSWEADDTELLREHRTVAAAELSDTAWALDFSFSLTNRGSSDLSIGSPATNGRPGAGYGGFFWRAPKEPAAPAVFSGLGDGEEAVHGRVADWVAMSGDGWTLVFAGATAETRQDPWFVRTTEYPGVGSSLAAAHRLPVPAGATVVRRVVTVIADGRLDRAAAAAYVRRAVTA, encoded by the coding sequence GTGACGACCACCGCACTCCTGAGCTGCGCCGGCCGCCCGGTCGGCCGCTACACCTACCTCCCCGCCCCCGGGGGCCGCCCCTACCTCCACCCGGTCACCACCCTCGGCGGCACCCCGGTCACCGAGGAGCACCCGGCCGACCACCTCCACCACCTGGGCACCTCGGTCGCCGTGCCCGACGTGGCGGGGCACAACTTCTGGGGCGGCCGCACCTTCGTCCGCGACCAGGGCCCCACCGCGCTCGACAACCACGGGGTCCAGCGCCACCTCGGCTGGAAGCTCCGCGACCCGGACGGCTTCGTCGAGGAGCTCAGCTGGGAGGCGGACGACACCGAGCTGCTGCGGGAGCACCGCACCGTCGCCGCCGCCGAACTCTCCGACACCGCCTGGGCGCTGGACTTCTCCTTCTCGCTCACCAACCGCGGCAGCTCGGACCTGTCGATCGGCAGCCCCGCCACCAACGGCAGGCCGGGCGCCGGATACGGCGGCTTCTTCTGGCGCGCGCCCAAGGAGCCCGCGGCGCCCGCCGTGTTCAGCGGCCTCGGGGACGGCGAGGAGGCGGTGCACGGGCGCGTCGCCGACTGGGTCGCGATGAGCGGCGACGGCTGGACCCTGGTGTTCGCGGGGGCGACCGCGGAGACCCGGCAGGACCCGTGGTTCGTGCGGACCACCGAGTACCCGGGCGTCGGCTCGTCCCTCGCCGCCGCCCACCGGCTCCCCGTCCCCGCCGGCGCCACCGTCGTACGCCGGGTCGTCACCGTCATCGCCGACGGCCGGCTCGACCGGGCGGCGGCCGCCGCCTACGTCCGCCGGGCGGTGACCGCGTGA
- a CDS encoding ABC transporter substrate-binding protein, whose protein sequence is MKISKTQRGRAAAAVSIAAVLALTATACGDDGSESGTEGSGKGEITFWDNNGGPRTAVWTEIIKDFEKANPDIKVTYVPIPIADVQSKYDTAIAGGGLPDVGGVGTAYLANMVSQEALDPLTDRIKGSALKGKLVEGMVESVKDAGGRGDDMYTVPTSANNGAIWYRTDLFKSAGLEAPTTWADFYKAAGKLTDSKRNRFGYTIRGGAGSIAQAMDAAYGQSGITEFWNGDRTTLNDPKNVAALEKYAALYKKSTPAADVNNDFTKMVAQWDTGTIGMLSHNLGSYQDHLKALGKEKFAGIPNPIGDGGTRVQVSNPVDGLGLFRSSKNKTAAWKFIEFAASHASNSKWNESAGAIPANTEAAKDPWISAAEPTELAAKALTDGSTKIVQLPYYLPDWNNISKADNEPEFQKLLLGKVTAKAFLDKIAEELNKAQAEWKEIGNG, encoded by the coding sequence ATGAAGATCTCCAAGACGCAGCGGGGGCGTGCCGCGGCAGCGGTGTCCATCGCGGCGGTACTCGCCCTGACCGCCACCGCCTGCGGTGACGACGGCAGCGAGAGCGGCACCGAGGGCAGCGGCAAGGGCGAAATCACCTTCTGGGACAACAACGGCGGTCCACGCACCGCCGTCTGGACCGAGATCATCAAGGATTTCGAGAAGGCGAACCCGGACATCAAGGTCACGTACGTGCCGATCCCGATCGCCGACGTGCAGTCCAAGTACGACACGGCCATCGCGGGCGGCGGACTGCCGGACGTGGGCGGCGTGGGCACGGCCTACCTCGCCAACATGGTCTCGCAGGAGGCACTCGACCCGCTCACCGACCGGATCAAGGGCTCCGCCCTGAAGGGCAAGCTCGTCGAGGGCATGGTCGAGAGCGTCAAGGACGCGGGCGGCCGGGGCGACGACATGTACACGGTGCCGACCTCCGCGAACAACGGCGCGATCTGGTACCGCACCGACCTGTTCAAGTCCGCGGGCCTCGAAGCACCCACCACCTGGGCCGACTTCTACAAGGCGGCCGGCAAGCTCACCGACAGCAAGAGGAACAGGTTCGGCTACACCATCCGCGGCGGCGCCGGTTCCATCGCCCAGGCCATGGACGCGGCGTACGGCCAGTCCGGCATCACGGAGTTCTGGAACGGCGACAGGACGACCCTCAACGACCCGAAGAACGTCGCCGCGCTGGAGAAGTACGCCGCGCTCTACAAGAAGTCGACGCCCGCCGCCGACGTCAACAACGACTTCACCAAGATGGTCGCCCAGTGGGACACCGGCACCATCGGGATGCTCAGCCACAACCTCGGCTCCTACCAGGACCACCTGAAGGCGCTGGGCAAGGAGAAGTTCGCCGGCATCCCCAACCCGATCGGCGACGGCGGCACCCGGGTCCAGGTCTCCAACCCGGTCGACGGCCTCGGCCTGTTCCGGTCGAGCAAGAACAAGACGGCCGCCTGGAAGTTCATCGAGTTCGCCGCCTCGCACGCGTCGAACAGCAAGTGGAACGAGTCCGCGGGCGCCATCCCGGCCAACACCGAGGCCGCCAAGGACCCGTGGATCAGCGCGGCCGAGCCGACCGAGCTCGCCGCGAAGGCCCTCACCGACGGCTCCACCAAGATCGTGCAGCTGCCGTACTACCTGCCCGACTGGAACAACATCAGCAAGGCGGACAACGAGCCGGAGTTCCAGAAGCTGCTGCTCGGCAAGGTCACGGCCAAGGCCTTCCTGGACAAGATCGCCGAAGAGCTGAACAAGGCCCAGGCGGAGTGGAAGGAGATCGGCAACGGCTGA
- a CDS encoding pectate lyase family protein: protein MPARMCHARAIALVMGGASLALAVSVPAQATGHHRGPGHGHPAPRHSGIERAALAGGDGWAAAEGSTTGGAKATRDHIYTVSDRAELIAAFADAGDAPKIVRIDGTIHGNADAAGDPIDCEAYRTDGYTLDKYLAAYDPATWGTTEVPSGPLEEARLASAALQKAAVEVGVPSNTTIVGVGDDATVIGASLQVRNVSNVIVRNISFEDTYDCFPQWDPTDTEKGAWNSEYDNLVVTGSSHVWVDHNTFSDGDRRDSDQPRYYGQLFQQHDGLFDIVRGADLVTVSWNTLKNHDKTMLIGNSDSAATAAVDRGKLRVTLHHNLFQDLNERAPRVRFGAVDSYNNHFVATAGSVYGYSYGVGMESRIVAEHNAFTLAAQVDPATVIKKWKDSPITAEDNYVNGRRTDLIAVHNAGVPEEQLTRGAGWTPVLRTRIDNPHAVPGIVDRGAGAGRLR from the coding sequence ATGCCCGCACGCATGTGTCATGCTCGCGCCATTGCTCTGGTGATGGGCGGCGCCTCACTGGCCCTCGCCGTGTCCGTGCCCGCCCAGGCCACCGGACACCACCGGGGCCCCGGCCACGGCCACCCCGCTCCCCGGCACAGCGGCATCGAGCGTGCCGCACTCGCCGGGGGCGACGGCTGGGCCGCCGCCGAGGGCTCCACCACCGGTGGCGCCAAGGCGACCCGCGACCACATCTACACCGTCTCCGACCGGGCCGAACTCATCGCCGCCTTCGCGGACGCGGGCGACGCGCCCAAGATCGTCCGGATCGACGGCACCATTCACGGCAACGCCGACGCGGCCGGCGACCCGATCGACTGCGAGGCCTACCGGACCGACGGCTACACCCTGGACAAGTACCTCGCCGCCTACGACCCGGCGACCTGGGGCACCACGGAAGTACCCAGCGGACCCCTGGAGGAGGCCCGACTCGCCTCCGCCGCGCTCCAGAAGGCCGCCGTCGAGGTCGGCGTCCCCTCCAACACCACCATCGTCGGTGTCGGCGACGATGCCACCGTGATCGGCGCCAGCCTTCAGGTGCGGAACGTCTCGAACGTCATCGTCCGCAACATCTCCTTCGAGGACACCTACGACTGCTTCCCGCAGTGGGACCCCACCGACACCGAGAAGGGTGCCTGGAACTCCGAGTACGACAATCTCGTCGTCACCGGCTCCAGCCACGTCTGGGTCGACCACAACACCTTCAGCGACGGCGACCGCCGCGACTCCGACCAGCCGCGCTACTACGGCCAGTTGTTCCAGCAGCACGACGGGCTCTTCGACATCGTGCGCGGCGCCGACCTCGTCACCGTCTCCTGGAACACCCTCAAGAACCACGACAAGACCATGCTCATCGGCAACAGCGACAGTGCGGCCACCGCCGCCGTCGACCGCGGCAAGCTCCGCGTCACCCTGCACCACAACCTCTTCCAGGACCTCAACGAGCGCGCGCCCCGGGTTCGCTTCGGCGCCGTCGACTCGTACAACAACCACTTCGTCGCGACCGCGGGCAGCGTCTACGGCTACAGCTACGGCGTGGGCATGGAGTCCCGGATCGTCGCCGAGCACAACGCCTTCACACTGGCCGCGCAGGTCGACCCGGCCACCGTCATCAAGAAGTGGAAGGACTCCCCGATCACCGCCGAGGACAACTACGTGAACGGCCGCAGGACCGACCTCATCGCCGTCCACAACGCGGGCGTCCCCGAGGAGCAGCTCACCCGGGGCGCCGGCTGGACCCCGGTCCTGCGCACCCGGATCGACAACCCGCACGCCGTCCCGGGCATCGTCGACCGGGGAGCCGGGGCGGGCCGCCTGCGCTGA
- a CDS encoding ferredoxin, whose protein sequence is MQIVVDLNRCQAYAQCVFMAPEVFELHGEETLMYLPAVPPEQQERVRRAVAACPVQAILPGELASADDR, encoded by the coding sequence ATGCAGATCGTTGTCGACCTCAACCGCTGCCAGGCGTATGCGCAGTGTGTGTTCATGGCACCGGAGGTCTTCGAACTCCATGGCGAGGAGACGCTGATGTATCTGCCTGCTGTCCCCCCGGAACAGCAGGAACGTGTGCGGCGGGCAGTGGCGGCCTGCCCGGTTCAGGCCATCCTCCCCGGTGAGCTCGCGAGTGCCGATGACCGGTGA